In Streptomyces sp. NBC_01426, one genomic interval encodes:
- a CDS encoding FHA domain-containing protein: MPTCPYGHQSGFEDWCEVCGHRMAAAASAPAAPSHGYGYLPAAGEPRRPEDDWLLPSPPSHEQHAHYQQLQDPHQQPYHQQPFQQEYQQSHHQQPRHEHYRQQPPPQQQEYQQPPSEQYPYPYQQYQQSHQQPYYQMEYQRPPQHDQQQQYYGSQGQAPSYVGGAWSATVGPDRSYFMAMMQRSGPEAAGLNLPAYSPEQHLGLSGGQITIGRRRASSGEFPDIDLSVPPEDPGVSHQHAVLVQQPDGSWAVVDQNSTNGTTINGGEEPIQPYVPIPLGDGDQVHVGAWTTITVRRGEAGGGPRGGSEWKGRDVQGAD; this comes from the coding sequence ATGCCGACCTGCCCGTACGGGCACCAGTCCGGCTTCGAGGACTGGTGCGAGGTCTGCGGCCACCGCATGGCTGCCGCCGCGAGTGCCCCCGCGGCGCCTTCTCACGGGTACGGCTACCTTCCCGCGGCCGGTGAGCCGCGCCGGCCCGAGGACGACTGGCTGCTTCCGTCTCCTCCCTCACACGAACAGCATGCGCACTACCAGCAGCTCCAGGACCCTCATCAACAGCCTTACCACCAGCAGCCCTTCCAGCAGGAGTACCAGCAGTCACACCACCAGCAGCCGCGCCACGAGCACTACCGGCAGCAGCCTCCGCCGCAGCAGCAGGAGTACCAGCAGCCTCCGTCCGAGCAATACCCGTACCCGTACCAGCAGTACCAGCAGTCTCACCAGCAGCCGTACTACCAGATGGAGTACCAGCGGCCTCCGCAGCATGACCAACAGCAGCAGTACTACGGGTCCCAGGGTCAGGCTCCGTCGTACGTCGGCGGCGCCTGGAGCGCGACGGTCGGCCCGGACCGCTCGTACTTCATGGCGATGATGCAGCGCAGCGGCCCGGAGGCGGCCGGGTTGAACCTGCCCGCGTACTCCCCGGAGCAGCATCTCGGGCTCTCCGGCGGGCAGATCACCATCGGCCGCCGGCGCGCCTCCTCGGGCGAGTTCCCGGACATCGACCTGTCGGTGCCCCCGGAGGACCCGGGCGTCTCCCACCAGCACGCGGTGCTCGTCCAGCAGCCCGACGGGAGCTGGGCGGTGGTGGACCAGAACTCCACCAACGGCACGACCATCAACGGCGGTGAGGAACCGATCCAGCCGTACGTCCCGATCCCCCTCGGCGACGGCGACCAGGTCCACGTCGGCGCCTGGACCACGATCACCGTCCGCCGGGGTGAGGCCGGGGGCGGTCCAAGGGGCGGTTCGGAGTGGAAGGGAAGGGATGTTCAAGGCGCTGATTGA
- a CDS encoding three-helix bundle dimerization domain-containing protein — MMETDDAHMVHHVAERLMKAHPGLDAGAVRGAVETAYDELRYARVRAYLPVLLERRAGDLLGKGFHDSR, encoded by the coding sequence ATGATGGAAACCGACGACGCCCACATGGTCCACCACGTCGCCGAGCGCCTAATGAAGGCTCATCCCGGCCTCGACGCCGGAGCAGTCCGCGGCGCCGTGGAGACGGCATACGACGAGCTCCGGTACGCACGGGTGCGCGCCTACCTGCCGGTCCTCCTTGAGCGCAGGGCAGGCGACCTTCTCGGCAAGGGGTTCCACGACAGCCGCTGA
- a CDS encoding beta-N-acetylhexosaminidase, translated as MRWLRRRGRCLAALTTVVLAVPLSDTVSQAATAPPPAAPSALVPQPVSHLPLGGEGFTLTPRTRIVVLSQKPAEVGVGTYLATVLAPATGQTLPVVTASRAQRQAVVLDPDGPEKLGAEGYTLSSDEDGVVVRAHGAEGLFRGVQTLRQLLPAAVESPTRQPGPWTVSPVRISDAPRYAYRGVMLDVARRFYPVSQVKRYIDQAAAYKINTLHLHLTDDQGWRIAVDAIPALTTVGASTQSGFTHGSGWYYSAADYKEIVAYAQSRFMTVVPELDGPGHTRAALASVPGLNCDDKAKPPYSGFDVGISLYCLEDERHTSNTTRFLRTVITAVAKLTPGPYVHLGGDETPQATPSEYAAYVEAATSTTTARQKTVMGWHQLGQAAIPAGSLMQYWGQEGDRESIGTADETETIGFVRSGVAQGATFVMSPSDHAYLDMKYDASTPYGLSWSGYVPVRKSYEWDPAKATAKPDGTGSIVPAGRIAGVEAALWADRAYEDSNALPTPTTRWPEPHVYAEYMSFPRLPAIAEVGWTPQSARDWEDFRRRLARQGPRWTAAGIGYHPAPGIPWPDLAKALEGAHSIETGGKSPAASRPGGLPPLLPTRVSGTTTNRPCMTRSKPCVIRRP; from the coding sequence ATGCGCTGGTTGCGCCGACGAGGCCGATGTCTCGCCGCACTCACCACGGTCGTCCTTGCTGTCCCGTTGTCGGACACGGTCTCCCAGGCGGCGACCGCCCCTCCCCCGGCCGCCCCCTCGGCCCTTGTCCCGCAGCCCGTGTCCCATCTGCCGCTGGGGGGCGAGGGATTCACCCTCACCCCCCGGACGCGCATCGTCGTCCTGTCGCAGAAGCCCGCCGAGGTGGGCGTCGGCACCTATCTGGCCACCGTGCTCGCCCCGGCGACGGGCCAGACCCTGCCGGTCGTCACCGCCTCACGGGCGCAGAGGCAGGCCGTCGTCCTGGACCCCGACGGCCCCGAGAAACTCGGCGCCGAGGGATACACGCTGTCGTCCGACGAGGACGGAGTCGTGGTGAGGGCCCACGGAGCCGAGGGGCTGTTCCGCGGTGTGCAGACGCTGCGCCAACTGCTCCCGGCCGCCGTGGAGTCTCCCACCAGGCAGCCCGGTCCCTGGACCGTCTCCCCGGTGCGGATCTCCGACGCGCCCCGGTACGCGTACCGGGGCGTGATGCTGGATGTCGCCCGCCGCTTCTACCCCGTGTCCCAGGTCAAGCGCTACATCGACCAGGCCGCGGCGTACAAGATCAACACTCTGCACCTGCACCTGACCGACGACCAGGGTTGGCGCATCGCCGTCGACGCGATTCCGGCACTGACCACGGTGGGTGCCAGTACGCAGAGCGGCTTCACCCACGGCAGCGGTTGGTACTACTCGGCGGCGGACTACAAGGAGATCGTCGCCTACGCGCAGTCCCGCTTCATGACCGTGGTGCCGGAGCTCGACGGCCCCGGACACACCCGGGCCGCACTGGCCTCGGTGCCCGGGCTGAACTGTGACGACAAGGCGAAGCCGCCCTACTCCGGATTCGACGTCGGCATCAGCCTCTACTGTCTGGAGGACGAGCGGCACACGTCCAACACGACCCGCTTTCTGCGCACCGTCATCACGGCGGTGGCCAAGCTCACGCCCGGCCCCTACGTTCACCTCGGTGGCGATGAGACCCCGCAGGCGACCCCGTCCGAGTACGCCGCCTACGTCGAGGCGGCCACGTCGACGACCACCGCACGGCAGAAGACCGTGATGGGATGGCACCAGCTCGGCCAGGCCGCGATCCCCGCCGGCAGCCTGATGCAGTACTGGGGCCAGGAGGGTGACCGGGAGAGCATCGGCACCGCGGACGAGACCGAGACCATCGGCTTCGTCCGCAGCGGGGTGGCCCAGGGCGCCACGTTCGTCATGTCGCCCTCCGACCACGCCTACCTGGACATGAAGTACGACGCGTCCACCCCCTACGGGCTGAGCTGGTCCGGCTACGTGCCGGTGCGGAAGTCCTACGAGTGGGACCCGGCGAAGGCCACCGCCAAGCCGGACGGCACCGGCTCGATCGTCCCCGCCGGGCGGATCGCCGGCGTCGAGGCCGCGCTGTGGGCGGACCGCGCCTACGAGGACAGCAACGCGCTTCCGACCCCCACCACCCGCTGGCCCGAACCCCACGTCTACGCCGAGTACATGAGCTTCCCCCGCCTGCCCGCCATCGCCGAGGTCGGTTGGACTCCGCAGTCCGCACGCGACTGGGAGGACTTCCGACGGCGCCTGGCCCGGCAGGGGCCTCGCTGGACCGCGGCCGGTATCGGCTACCACCCCGCCCCGGGCATTCCATGGCCCGACCTCGCGAAGGCCTTGGAGGGTGCGCACAGCATCGAGACGGGAGGCAAATCGCCCGCCGCCTCCCGACCGGGCGGCCTTCCCCCGCTGCTGCCCACTCGCGTGTCCGGGACGACCACCAACCGGCCATGTATGACCCGGTCCAAGCCGTGCGTGATCAGGCGGCCGTGA
- a CDS encoding peptidoglycan-binding domain-containing protein — MKRLQKLLAAQGLYKGKVNGRFDARVKQAVAEFQVDRDVDDDGRGTYGPATRRALEG; from the coding sequence GTGAAGAGGCTGCAGAAACTGTTGGCCGCGCAGGGCCTGTACAAGGGCAAGGTCAACGGCCGGTTCGATGCGAGGGTGAAGCAGGCGGTGGCAGAGTTCCAGGTCGACCGGGACGTCGATGACGACGGTCGGGGAACCTACGGGCCGGCGACGCGTCGGGCACTGGAGGGATAG